The sequence GACTTGTTGTAAAGATATCAAGGAGGTATGTAAACCAGGGCTTATCGAACCTTGACCTTATCGAGGAGGGAAACATCGGTTTGATAAAGGCTGTAGAAAAGTTTGATCTGTTAAGAAAATGCAGGTTTTCCACATATGCAACATGGTGGATAAAACAATCAATAGAGAGGGCGATAGCAAATTTCTCAAGAACCATCCGTCTGCCTATACATATTTCCTCAAGGATTTATAAAATTTCAAGGATAGTGAACGATTATATGGACAAGGAGGGGAGAGAGCCCACACCTGAAGACATATCACGTGAAACGGGATTCCCCATTGATTTTGTAAATAATTTGTTCTCCATGATAATAAAAACATGCTCACTTGAAACTATTATTGATGAGGACGGCAAGCTCAGGCTCGAAGATATTTTACCGGATACCCTGTACGAAGAACCTTTAGCAGCCCTTGAACAGGCAAAAAGGGTCGAAGAGGTTGCTTCATGGGTTGACGCATTAAATAATGATGAAAAAAAGGTAATTATATTAAGGTATGGCCTTGACGGAGAGGAACCCAAGACCCTCGAATCCATTGGTAAGATCTCTGGGGTTACAAGGGAAAGAATCAGACAGATAGAGCAAAAGGCATTAATCAAACTACGCAAAACCGCTAAGAGAAAGAATATTGAAAGAGATAATATCTGATCAGGACGCTTTAAATAATTCTACAACCGATATAATAAGAAAAGGTTCAATAATTACCATAATTACATTAATAAGCAGGCCTCTCGGTTATGTAAGAGAGGCAATCCAGGCGTATCTCTTCGGCGCTACGCTGTTGGTTGACGCATTTGTTGTGGCTTTTAACTTTCCTGAATTAATTCAAACCCTTTTCTTTTCTGGTGCAACAAGTGCCTTCCTTATACCTGTATGCACAAAATACATGAAAAATGATGAAGAATACTCCAA is a genomic window of Pseudomonadota bacterium containing:
- a CDS encoding RNA polymerase sigma factor RpoD/SigA, producing MIEEKPQAKSSEYEEFQVEKLYMKELRKLPVMSAAEEITYAEQMTNGDLEAKKRLVEANLRLVVKISRRYVNQGLSNLDLIEEGNIGLIKAVEKFDLLRKCRFSTYATWWIKQSIERAIANFSRTIRLPIHISSRIYKISRIVNDYMDKEGREPTPEDISRETGFPIDFVNNLFSMIIKTCSLETIIDEDGKLRLEDILPDTLYEEPLAALEQAKRVEEVASWVDALNNDEKKVIILRYGLDGEEPKTLESIGKISGVTRERIRQIEQKALIKLRKTAKRKNIERDNI